From Candidatus Hydrogenedens sp.:
CAAACTTGAATTTAGAAATCGAGCAATTAGCCAAAGAGATAGAATTAAACGAAAAAGGTCAAACAGATAGGACCCCTGTGCCAGGAACAGAAAATACTTCTCCAGATGTAGAGGAGTATAAAAAAGAACAAATCTTAAAAACGGCTCAAAAAGAAGCCTTGCAGAAACAGATTGCAGATTTAGAACAGGAAATAGCCCATCTTAGGCAAGTTTATGCCGAGAAAAAGACAGAGAAACAGAAATTAGAGGACGAAGAAATACAATTGAAACAGATTGTTGAAAACTTAAACATAACCTATCAAAATGCTTTAGCAAATCTTGAAAAATCTCAAAGTGAATTACGCATAGCGTCCAAAGCATTAACTCCGCGTCAGAAAGCCGGTCCCCCGCGAATGCTTTATATCCTATCGGTTATGGTTCTAACTGCCATTGCCGTTCCGACAATATATATTGGACTTCTTGTAGCGAATTACTATCTTAATAAGTTTGAAAAGGAACTTACACTACCTTCCTGAAACCGAACTAAAAACGGAGTAGATGAAAACTAACCAATGAAATAGGGTTCATGAATAATACCTTGCAAACAAAGAAATCGGGCGTTTTGGAGGGGGCATTTTGGTCGTGGTTAAGCACGGTTATTAATCTTGTAGCCCTGCTGATTGTAGGCAAGCTGTTTGCTATTTCTCTGAATAAGGAGGAAGTGGCGGTTTTCTCCTTGATACTGGTCTGGGCAGACGGATTTGTTCTGTTTTTTGGTTATGGGTTGCAGGTATCTATTCCAAAACTTATCGGTGGTGCTTCCGATGAATTAAAGGGAGATTTGTCCTCCTCCTTACTTACCTTTTCCCTGTTGAATTCTATTGTAATATCCTTGATTACACTTATTATCTGGTGTGTGTTCTATGGAATTACCTCTGTCCAGAATGGTTTTTCGAACTCCTCTCTTATGCTTTCTTACTTATGGATTGTCCCGTTTCTCTTTATTGTTGGTTTGTTAAGGGATATTTTACTGGCGAACCTCTCTGGTTTTCAGGTTTTTGGGAAAAGGGCTATAGGTGTTGCAATTGCGTCCGTATTACAAGTTCTTTTCTCTGTTATTGTTTTGGTCGTTTTGAAGGGTAAAATTGTTTCATTATCCTTTGCCTATATTATAAGTTACCTTTTGACGGTTGTTCTTTTGTGGTGGTCGTTGCCAACGGGGCATTCGTTGCGATTGGATGTAGCACAAATTACAGCCGCGATAAAATTTAGCTGGGTGTTGTGGATAAATACAATTCTTAATTATCTGGTTCAGCGGTTTGATACGGTAGTCCTATTATTTTTAACAGGTAGTCCTGTTCAGGTTGCCGTTTATGAAATGGCAAAAAGGCTATGTCATATCGCTTCGCGTATGCTAAATTCGCTACTCTTGCCCTACCTTCCCCGTATTTCAGAATTGTTTGCCACAAAACAAGAAAGAGATGCGGAATGGTTTTTTATTCAATCGCAAAATGTTATTGCTATATTGAGTTTTCTGGGTATCTTTTTCTTACCTTTTATTCAAAAATACATTATTTTGTTATTATTTTCTAAAGAATATATGGAAATTACTACTATATTGGTCCCTTTATTAGCAGGGATTGTATTTGCCGTATTGTCAGGTATATCTGGGCAAACGCTTATCGCAACAAACCGCCCTTATGTGGTTACTATCACAAATATAGGCACGGTAGGTATCAATTTAGGACTAAATTTTTTGTTGATACCATATATAGGTATGGTAGGGGCGGGATGGGCTTCATTAATAAGTTTCTTTTTTTCGTATTTAATACAAACTGTCTGGGTGAGGAAAACCTGTATTTTATTTGATTGGGGGAAAGTGTTACTTCCTCAGGGTATTTTTTTGTGTTATCTATTCCTTTATGTCTTTTACCCGGGTTCCCTTGCTATCAATTTCGTGTTTATTCTCGTTTTACTTATAATATCCTATTATTTTAAACTTGTTCCCTTTGAGTATTTGTTGGTTCGATTAATAAAAATTGCTGAGATAAAGAAATAGAAAATCAAAAATAAGAAAAGGAAATCTATGGATACGAGGTTATCAATATTACAGACGGCACTCATTTTATTATGTGCTGGTGCTATGGCTCAAGAGAATATAGATCCTTCACGATTTGCAGGGGAAAGATGGTTCGGACTGTATTTGAACAAAGGTAAGGTAGGATTTATGCAACAGGTCTTGTCTTTAGGAGAAGGAGGACGCGTTTACTTTACAGAAGAGGGAACATTCCGTATGAATATGAGCGGAGTAAAACAGGAGATGAAAGTAAGTTCCATGCGAATATACGCACATACAGGCGAACTTATTTCTATTGATTATACATTGACGGATTTATTATCAACGACCGAATTCCATGCTCAGGTGCAAGACAATCAATTGAAATTAATAAAAAAGTTGGCAGGACAAAGCGTAGAGCGATATTTGCCCCTACCTCAGGAGAAGTTAAAGGATACCTTGAAGTTTCAGTTATGGATGTCCCAAAAGCCGAAAGTAGGTGATGAGTTGGTTTCCTTCCTTTTTGAACCGCTTTATGAACAGGAACTTACCTGCATTTCAACGATTGTTGGAACAGAAGAACGGCTGTTTAATGGTGTAACAACAAAGTTATACAAAATCCAGACGAAAGTGAATATTCTCAATCTGGAACAAACTTCGTATGTTACAGAAGAAGGTCTGGTATTGGAAGATATTGCAGGTGAAATTTTTACTATGCGATTGGAACCTAAAGAAATAGCCCAGGATATTAATTATAGTAATGATGTGCTCGTCTCCAACGCTGCAATTGTAGATAAACCTATCAAAAATCCCCGCGAACGCGAACACCTGAAATTAATATTGAACGGACCCCTAAAAGAAAACCATCTCTTTTGTGATGAGCGTCAGCAAATAACCGCGGAAGGAGATAAATTCATCTTTACCGCTACAAAATTAAATGCGGAATCCATACCAAAACTTACATTTCCTGTGCAGGACGAAGAGGTAAAACGCTGGGCAGAGCCCAGTAGTTTTGTGCAAAGTGACCATCCGGAAATGATAAAAACCGCGAAGGAAATTGTCGGAGATACAACAGATGCGTGGGAAGCCGTTCAAAAAATTTGTGTCTGGGTAAAAGAAAATATGAAGACCTCTTATTCCGCACAATTGACCAATGCTCTGGAT
This genomic window contains:
- a CDS encoding oligosaccharide flippase family protein, whose protein sequence is MNNTLQTKKSGVLEGAFWSWLSTVINLVALLIVGKLFAISLNKEEVAVFSLILVWADGFVLFFGYGLQVSIPKLIGGASDELKGDLSSSLLTFSLLNSIVISLITLIIWCVFYGITSVQNGFSNSSLMLSYLWIVPFLFIVGLLRDILLANLSGFQVFGKRAIGVAIASVLQVLFSVIVLVVLKGKIVSLSFAYIISYLLTVVLLWWSLPTGHSLRLDVAQITAAIKFSWVLWINTILNYLVQRFDTVVLLFLTGSPVQVAVYEMAKRLCHIASRMLNSLLLPYLPRISELFATKQERDAEWFFIQSQNVIAILSFLGIFFLPFIQKYIILLLFSKEYMEITTILVPLLAGIVFAVLSGISGQTLIATNRPYVVTITNIGTVGINLGLNFLLIPYIGMVGAGWASLISFFFSYLIQTVWVRKTCILFDWGKVLLPQGIFLCYLFLYVFYPGSLAINFVFILVLLIISYYFKLVPFEYLLVRLIKIAEIKK
- a CDS encoding transglutaminase-like domain-containing protein, giving the protein MDTRLSILQTALILLCAGAMAQENIDPSRFAGERWFGLYLNKGKVGFMQQVLSLGEGGRVYFTEEGTFRMNMSGVKQEMKVSSMRIYAHTGELISIDYTLTDLLSTTEFHAQVQDNQLKLIKKLAGQSVERYLPLPQEKLKDTLKFQLWMSQKPKVGDELVSFLFEPLYEQELTCISTIVGTEERLFNGVTTKLYKIQTKVNILNLEQTSYVTEEGLVLEDIAGEIFTMRLEPKEIAQDINYSNDVLVSNAAIVDKPIKNPREREHLKLILNGPLKENHLFCDERQQITAEGDKFIFTATKLNAESIPKLTFPVQDEEVKRWAEPSSFVQSDHPEMIKTAKEIVGDTTDAWEAVQKICVWVKENMKTSYSAQLTNALDVLKHREGDCTEHSLLFVGLTRALGIPAREVAGLIYVDSPKPGFYFHQWAKVWIGKWIDVDPTFNQPLVDVTHIKIGEGDIIEQIKLIPLVGRIQITVTEE